One genomic segment of Stenotrophomonas sp. 704A1 includes these proteins:
- a CDS encoding UbiH/UbiF family hydroxylase produces the protein MNRRARLDVAIVGGGVVGAACALALADAGLSVALVEGREPAPWQAAQPDLRVFAFAADNVQLLQRLGVWPSITQARAWPYRRMQVWDAAGGEDLVFDADRFGRRELGFIVENGLLQDRLWAALPAAGVQLHCPARVEVLEQDEGGVRLRLEDGRRVEAALAVAADGAESTLRQLAGIEVERHDYHQRGVVAYVDSDLPNQATAWQRFLPTGPLALLPVAERRSSIVWTLPDDEAARVLALDEDAFNRELTRAFAARLGGLRLASPRAAFPLRRQLARHYVAGRVLALGDAAHVVHPLAGQGVNLGLRDVAALQQWLAPSAERRGQPRLSPQRLQRWARERRSDNQIAAYSFDAINRLFSNDEMHLTLARGRALGCVGKWPPLVQAFWKRAAGV, from the coding sequence ATGAATCGTCGCGCACGCCTGGACGTGGCCATTGTCGGCGGCGGTGTGGTCGGCGCGGCCTGTGCGCTGGCGCTGGCGGATGCCGGTCTGTCGGTGGCCCTGGTGGAAGGCCGTGAACCGGCACCCTGGCAGGCCGCGCAACCGGACCTGCGGGTGTTTGCCTTCGCCGCCGACAATGTCCAGCTGCTGCAGCGCCTGGGGGTGTGGCCGTCGATCACCCAGGCCCGTGCCTGGCCGTACCGGCGCATGCAGGTGTGGGATGCCGCGGGCGGCGAGGATCTGGTGTTCGACGCCGATCGCTTCGGCCGTCGTGAACTGGGCTTCATCGTCGAGAACGGCCTGCTGCAGGACCGCCTGTGGGCGGCGCTGCCTGCTGCCGGCGTGCAGCTGCACTGCCCGGCGCGGGTGGAGGTGCTGGAGCAGGATGAAGGCGGCGTGCGCCTGCGGCTGGAGGACGGCCGCCGTGTTGAAGCGGCACTGGCGGTGGCAGCCGACGGCGCCGAATCGACGCTGCGCCAGCTGGCCGGCATCGAGGTCGAGCGCCACGATTACCACCAGCGCGGCGTGGTCGCCTACGTCGACAGCGATCTGCCGAACCAGGCCACCGCCTGGCAGCGCTTCCTGCCGACCGGTCCGCTGGCGCTGCTGCCGGTGGCCGAGCGCCGCAGCTCGATCGTCTGGACCCTGCCTGACGACGAGGCGGCACGCGTGCTGGCGTTGGATGAGGACGCCTTCAACCGTGAACTGACCCGGGCCTTCGCCGCGCGGCTGGGCGGACTGCGGTTGGCCTCGCCGCGTGCCGCCTTCCCGCTGCGCCGGCAGCTGGCCCGTCATTACGTGGCCGGCCGCGTGCTGGCGCTGGGCGATGCCGCGCATGTGGTGCATCCGTTGGCCGGCCAGGGCGTGAATCTGGGCCTGCGTGATGTCGCTGCCCTGCAGCAGTGGCTGGCGCCGTCGGCCGAACGCCGCGGCCAGCCACGCCTGTCGCCGCAGCGCCTGCAGCGCTGGGCACGCGAACGGCGCAGCGACAACCAGATTGCCGCCTACAGCTTCGATGCGATCAACCGGCTGTTCTCCAACGATGAAATGCACCTGACCCTGGCCCGCGGTCGCGCGCTCGGCTGCGTCGGCAAGTGGCCGCCGCTGGTACAGGCGTTCTGGAAGCGCGCCGCCGGCGTGTAA
- a CDS encoding EF-hand domain-containing protein: protein MRHRSIPLLIALLAAAPALAQQLPHTPAQSQPLGPTGGAIRQQPLAAGRVTGSVELAQPAGEAQVIVRSLEPSSVVGQYRIHFATLDVNGDGFISREEAQANPALADEFNALDVKRRGRLDRADLAGWLID from the coding sequence ATGCGTCATCGATCGATTCCGCTGCTGATCGCACTGCTGGCCGCCGCCCCGGCACTGGCCCAGCAGTTGCCGCACACCCCGGCGCAGAGCCAGCCGCTGGGCCCCACCGGCGGCGCGATCCGCCAGCAGCCGCTGGCGGCCGGGCGGGTCACCGGCAGCGTCGAGCTGGCACAGCCGGCCGGCGAAGCGCAGGTCATCGTCCGTTCGCTGGAACCGAGCAGTGTGGTCGGCCAGTACCGCATCCACTTCGCTACGCTGGATGTGAACGGCGATGGTTTCATCAGCCGCGAGGAAGCGCAGGCCAATCCGGCATTGGCCGATGAGTTCAACGCGTTGGACGTGAAGCGCCGCGGCAGGCTGGACCGTGCCGACCTGGCCGGTTGGCTGATCGATTGA